From one [Ruminococcus] lactaris ATCC 29176 genomic stretch:
- the rimP gene encoding ribosome maturation factor RimP yields MSRREEYEQQTETLLEPIVTELGFELVDVEYVKEGGTWYLRAYIDKPGGIAVDDCEAVSRRFSDILDEKDYIADSYVFEVSSPGLGRPLKKEKDFKRSLGEEVEIRTYRAIDRQKEFVGLLKAYDDSTVTITYEDDTEQTFDRGDIALIRLALDF; encoded by the coding sequence GTGTCCAGAAGAGAAGAATATGAGCAGCAGACAGAGACACTTCTTGAGCCAATCGTAACAGAACTGGGATTTGAGCTTGTGGATGTGGAGTATGTAAAAGAAGGTGGTACGTGGTATTTAAGAGCGTACATTGACAAACCCGGCGGCATTGCTGTCGATGACTGTGAAGCAGTGAGCAGGAGATTTTCAGATATCCTTGACGAGAAGGATTACATTGCAGACTCCTATGTATTTGAAGTGAGTTCTCCGGGACTTGGAAGACCTCTGAAAAAAGAGAAAGATTTTAAACGGAGTCTTGGAGAAGAAGTGGAGATCCGCACGTATCGTGCGATTGACCGTCAGAAAGAATTTGTAGGATTACTGAAAGCATATGATGACAGTACGGTGACAATCACTTATGAAGATGATACAGAGCAGACATTTGACAGAGGAGACATCGCTCTGATCCGCCTTGCTTTGGATTTTTAA
- the rnpM gene encoding RNase P modulator RnpM yields the protein MAVNKKIPMRKCVGCGEMKPKKELIRILRTEEEFLVDVTGKKNGRGAYLCPCKACFDLSVKSHGLERSFKQEIPQEVYEKLAKEMEQIGQR from the coding sequence TTGGCAGTGAATAAAAAGATTCCCATGCGTAAATGCGTGGGCTGCGGGGAAATGAAACCAAAAAAAGAATTGATCAGGATTCTCAGAACGGAAGAAGAATTTCTGGTTGATGTGACCGGGAAGAAGAACGGAAGAGGTGCTTACCTTTGTCCGTGTAAAGCATGCTTTGACCTGTCAGTGAAGAGTCATGGACTGGAGCGTTCCTTTAAGCAGGAAATTCCACAGGAAGTTTATGAAAAACTTGCAAAGGAGATGGAACAGATTGGCCAGAGATAA
- the nusA gene encoding transcription termination factor NusA: MNTELLEALTILEKEKNISKDVMMEAIENSLLSACKNHFGTSDNIKIVMDRETCDYSVFAEKEVVEEVFDPAIEISLEDAEKINPSLHIGDIAQVPVYSKEFGRIATQNAKNLILQKIREEERKVVFDQYFEKEKDIVTGIVQRYVGKNISINLGRADAMLTENEQVKGEHFEPTERIKLYIVEVKNTTKGPKILVSRTHPELVKRLFEAEVAEVKDGTVEIKSIAREAGSRTKMAVWSNDPNVDPVGACVGMNGARVNAVVQELRGEKIDIINWDENPALLIENALSPAKVISVMADPDAKVASVIVPDYQLSLAIGKEGQNARLAARLTGYKIDIKSETQAIESGELPENYMEQMGMVGEEGYTVGEYDEEEENTEAAVDETDSDEIEFVETDVE; encoded by the coding sequence ATGAATACAGAATTACTTGAAGCACTGACGATTCTTGAGAAAGAAAAGAACATCAGCAAAGATGTCATGATGGAAGCAATTGAAAATTCTCTGCTCAGTGCCTGTAAGAACCATTTCGGGACATCCGATAATATTAAGATCGTGATGGACAGAGAGACCTGTGACTATTCCGTATTTGCAGAAAAAGAAGTTGTGGAAGAAGTTTTTGATCCGGCAATCGAGATCAGCCTGGAGGATGCAGAAAAGATCAATCCGTCCCTGCACATCGGTGATATCGCCCAGGTTCCGGTTTATTCAAAAGAATTCGGTCGTATTGCAACACAGAATGCAAAAAACCTGATCCTTCAGAAGATCAGAGAAGAAGAGAGAAAAGTTGTCTTTGATCAGTATTTTGAGAAAGAGAAAGATATTGTAACCGGTATTGTACAGCGTTATGTTGGAAAAAATATCAGTATCAACCTCGGAAGAGCAGATGCGATGCTGACAGAGAATGAGCAGGTTAAGGGAGAGCATTTTGAGCCGACAGAGCGTATCAAGCTTTATATTGTAGAAGTAAAGAATACGACAAAAGGACCAAAGATTCTTGTATCCCGTACACATCCGGAGCTTGTAAAGCGTCTGTTTGAGGCAGAAGTAGCCGAGGTCAAGGACGGAACGGTAGAAATCAAGAGTATTGCCCGTGAGGCAGGTTCCCGTACAAAGATGGCAGTATGGTCCAATGATCCAAATGTAGATCCGGTCGGAGCATGCGTGGGAATGAACGGTGCGAGAGTCAATGCAGTAGTACAGGAACTGCGTGGTGAAAAGATTGATATTATTAACTGGGATGAAAATCCGGCACTTCTGATCGAGAATGCATTGAGTCCGGCAAAAGTAATTTCTGTTATGGCTGACCCGGATGCAAAGGTAGCGAGTGTGATCGTACCGGATTATCAGTTGTCACTGGCAATCGGAAAAGAAGGTCAGAATGCAAGACTGGCAGCACGTCTGACAGGTTACAAGATTGATATCAAGAGTGAGACACAGGCAATCGAAAGTGGTGAACTTCCGGAAAATTATATGGAGCAGATGGGTATGGTCGGTGAAGAAGGCTATACAGTCGGTGAATATGATGAGGAAGAAGAGAATACAGAAGCTGCTGTGGATGAGACAGACAGCGATGAAATTGAGTTTGTGGAGACAGACGTAGAATAA
- a CDS encoding DNA gyrase/topoisomerase IV subunit A, translated as MNSESQIIRTEYSELMKKSYIDYAMSVIIARALPDVRDGLKPVQRRTLYDMYELGIRYDKPYRKCARIVGDTMGKYHPHGDSSIYDALAVMAQDFKKGQILVDGHGNFGSIEGDGAAAMRYTEARLTKFTQEVCLSDLDKNVIDFGPNFDETEKEPVVLPMRVPNLLVNGAEGIAVGMATSIPTHNLCEVIDGVKAYMKNDGVTTRQLMKYIKGPDFPTGGIVVNKDDLLNIYETGQGKIKLRGKVEVEDLKGGKKQLVITEIPYTMIGAGIGKFLNDVCNLVETKKTTDIVDISNQSSKEGIRIVIELKRGADVENLKNMLYKKTRLEDTFGVNMLAVANGRPETLGLKQIIEHHVDFQFELATRKYTTLLEREREKSEVQEGLIKACDVIDLIIEILRGSKSVKDARACLVEGKTENIRFKFSISKKMAAMLRFTERQATAILEMRLYRLIGLEIEALQKEHEQTLNNIARYEDILNNYDSMAEVIMEELDSYKKEFGRKRRTVVENAEEAVFEEKKVEEQEVVFLMDRFGYAKTVDMAVYERNKEAADSENKYIVHCMNTGKLCIFTDTGKMHQVKVLDLPYGKFREKGTPIDNVSNYTSSEEEIVMICDAEQMRFAKLLFATAQGMIKRVDGKEFQVAKRTIVATKLQEDDRLVSVKVVNETQNLVLQTRNGYFLRFPAADVPEKKKAAVGVRGIRLQKKDELEHTYLFEEGTETKVTYGEKTVTLNRLKAAKRDGVGNKTR; from the coding sequence ATGAACAGTGAATCTCAGATTATCAGAACCGAATATTCGGAATTGATGAAAAAATCTTATATCGACTATGCGATGAGTGTTATCATCGCCAGGGCACTTCCTGATGTCAGGGATGGACTGAAGCCGGTGCAGAGAAGGACTCTGTACGATATGTATGAGCTGGGGATCCGTTATGATAAGCCTTACCGGAAGTGTGCCCGTATTGTCGGAGATACCATGGGTAAATACCATCCGCATGGAGACAGTTCGATCTATGATGCACTTGCAGTCATGGCACAGGATTTTAAAAAAGGTCAGATCCTTGTAGACGGACATGGAAATTTTGGCTCGATCGAGGGAGACGGTGCGGCAGCAATGCGATATACGGAGGCAAGGCTGACAAAATTTACACAGGAAGTATGTCTTTCAGATCTGGATAAAAATGTGATTGATTTTGGACCAAACTTTGATGAGACAGAAAAAGAGCCGGTGGTTCTCCCAATGCGTGTACCGAATCTCCTTGTAAATGGAGCAGAAGGAATTGCAGTTGGTATGGCAACGAGTATCCCGACGCACAATCTCTGTGAAGTGATCGATGGTGTCAAAGCTTATATGAAAAATGACGGGGTCACGACCAGACAGCTCATGAAATATATTAAAGGACCGGATTTCCCGACCGGGGGGATCGTGGTCAATAAAGATGATCTGCTGAATATTTATGAGACAGGGCAGGGAAAGATCAAGCTCCGTGGTAAAGTGGAAGTAGAGGATTTGAAAGGCGGGAAAAAGCAGCTTGTCATAACGGAGATCCCGTATACGATGATCGGGGCTGGAATCGGAAAATTTCTGAATGATGTCTGCAATCTGGTAGAGACAAAAAAGACGACAGATATTGTAGATATTTCCAATCAGTCATCCAAAGAGGGAATCCGTATCGTCATTGAACTGAAGCGTGGAGCAGATGTAGAAAACCTGAAAAATATGCTCTATAAAAAGACGAGGCTGGAAGATACGTTCGGAGTTAATATGCTTGCAGTTGCGAACGGCCGTCCGGAGACGCTGGGGTTAAAGCAGATCATTGAGCATCATGTGGATTTCCAGTTTGAACTTGCAACGAGAAAGTATACGACACTTCTGGAAAGAGAACGGGAGAAGAGTGAAGTTCAGGAAGGACTGATCAAGGCATGCGATGTGATCGACCTGATCATCGAGATTCTCCGGGGAAGTAAATCGGTGAAGGATGCAAGAGCCTGTCTGGTTGAAGGAAAGACGGAGAATATCCGGTTTAAATTTTCCATTTCAAAGAAAATGGCAGCAATGCTGCGGTTTACAGAGCGTCAGGCCACTGCAATCCTTGAGATGCGTCTTTATCGTCTGATCGGACTGGAGATCGAGGCACTTCAGAAGGAGCATGAGCAGACACTGAACAATATCGCAAGATATGAAGATATCCTGAACAACTATGATTCCATGGCAGAAGTCATCATGGAAGAACTGGATTCTTATAAGAAAGAATTTGGAAGAAAACGCCGCACTGTTGTCGAAAATGCAGAAGAAGCCGTCTTTGAGGAAAAGAAGGTGGAAGAACAGGAAGTCGTGTTCCTGATGGATCGGTTTGGTTATGCGAAGACTGTTGATATGGCAGTATATGAGAGAAATAAAGAGGCTGCGGATTCTGAAAATAAATACATTGTACATTGTATGAATACCGGAAAGCTCTGCATCTTTACAGATACCGGAAAGATGCACCAGGTGAAGGTACTGGATCTTCCTTATGGAAAATTCCGTGAAAAAGGGACTCCGATTGATAATGTGAGCAATTATACAAGCAGTGAGGAAGAAATCGTGATGATCTGTGATGCAGAACAGATGCGGTTTGCAAAACTCCTCTTTGCCACAGCACAGGGAATGATCAAGCGGGTGGATGGAAAAGAATTTCAGGTTGCAAAGCGTACGATCGTGGCAACGAAACTTCAGGAAGATGACCGGCTGGTTTCTGTAAAAGTGGTGAACGAAACTCAGAATCTAGTATTGCAGACAAGAAATGGATATTTCTTAAGATTCCCGGCAGCAGATGTACCTGAGAAAAAGAAGGCGGCAGTCGGAGTAAGAGGAATCCGTCTGCAGAAAAAGGATGAGCTGGAGCATACTTATCTTTTTGAAGAAGGAACAGAGACGAAAGTAACCTATGGAGAAAAGACGGTGACTCTAAATCGTCTGAAAGCTGCGAAAAGAGATGGTGTTGGGAATAAAACCCGTTAA